The following proteins are co-located in the Colletotrichum lupini chromosome 4, complete sequence genome:
- a CDS encoding phosphoribosylaminoimidazole-succinocarboxamide synthase has protein sequence MYPDNAHPDDAYVQHQRGQYPPQYWSAETPSQHSSTPNTLRPHHARRQHHAHGIEREEEDSSPQEALSPPPSFVPHAPSPPSQQQIHANPYHPEQNNFPAPVVIGSMFSSQSQDPYTSQPAVHFNEAQLAVDDVTNRARAKGFRDELTIAANGSVTPGVDDTPYLRYALEALTREHGHSGGFSPPSSVPSPNENTGYYRAAGYLPDDLQSPLITGDPDSGFSPMVPVPTHIRDSVRRQSRPHSNAGAERPSMSLGTRIISMSPPHSADSRYQHTQAQTPAGMNPAETTPKWLPISERETVFPGMTKIDTIDEDRTIYPRLNFVPAILRLPSLIALMTLCLAMIACLMVAAIYSPIQPGLLTYGETIYSGKYFLFRILPQLFASLIFVYAQCVAAATLRILPFAALSDDEPIRRRNALFQNLYAKTFLFPQLAGPAHVKIALAILWLSAFAIPLASASFTVILVDVWYWTAVQGVVWALVALYILILAAVVVLLLFWHNRVTGLMWDPRSIADLSVMIARSNTRDAYRGAEVAPTSKKLRSMLRNRIVDRLGYWMTDDHQETPWYGLGTEHSQGHTPSDLHYDVKNESSSSSSAVAADDHHDRRSVTSTLLAGRSAHRSGLVETYKLPWCLRTPQVLFYVVASAILLTALFVVSFLHRTSLVAGFRPGVPAAPLSAPSSFSAANFLYSFVPSFLGLVLLLAFQTLEQQFRILQPWADLSTATDGAPASRSVLADYAACLPLQSTLHALRNGHHRVAALSALSLLLAFLPALAGGLFMALTATRSPSEAGGGGGGGVRMFPNIPVFAVVLALLVLYLAALVSLLFGRNGYRLPHAVTCPAEIFSFLANEDCAADPAFQAAPRSAEKLRVYLGAGPGSSARGASAAAAGMSQSVWVLGYVEAGRDVRRLGVRRLKRFTGDGAGEKGPFVRPSSGRSMMGMV, from the exons ATGTATCCTGATAACGCCCACCCCGACGACGCCTATGTGCAACATCAAC GCGGCCAATATCCTCCTCAATATTGGTCTGCCGAGACACCATCACAACACTCATCCACACCAAACACCCTTCGCCCCCACCACGCAAGGAGACAGCATCATGCACACGGCATAGaacgagaagaagaagactcCAGCCCCCAGGAAGCCCTTTCTCCGCCGCCGTCTTTCGTGCCCCACGCTCCCTCACCACCCTCTCAGCAGCAAATTCACGCAAACCCTTACCACCCGGAGCAGAACAACTTCCCTGCCCCCGTCGTCATCGGCAGCATGTTCTCCTCCCAGAGCCAGGACCCTTACACCTCCCAGCCGGCCGTTCACTTCAACGAGGCCCAGCTCGCCGTCGACGACGTCACCAACCGCGCCCGCGCCAAGGGCTTCCGCGACGAGCTCACCATCGCTGCCAACGGCTCCGTCACCCCGGGCGTCGACGACACCCCTTACCTCCGCTATGCCTTGGAGGCTCTGACCAGGGAACACGGCCATAGCGGCGGCTTCTCCCCCCCTTCCAGCGTTCCCTCTCCGAACGAGAACACCGGCTACTACCGCGCTGCCGGATACCTCCCGGACGACCTCCAGAGCCCCCTCATCACCGGCGACCCGGACTCCGGCTTCTCCCCCATGGTCCCCGTCCCTACCCACATCCGGGACTCGGTCCGCCGCCAGTCCCGGCCGCATTCCAACGCCGGCGCCGAGAGGCCTTCCATGTCCCTCGGCACTCGCATCATCTCCATGTCGCCGCCACACTCGGCAGACTCGAGATATCAGCACACCCAAGCCCAAACCCCGGCCGGCATGAACCCCGCCGAGACCACGCCAAAATGGCTCCCTATCAGTGAGAGGGAGACCGTCTTCCCGGGCATGACAAAGATCGACACCATTGACGAGGACCGCACGATATATCCGCGCCTCAACTTCGTCCCCGCGATCCTGCGTCTCCCCTCCCTCATCGCCCTCATGACGCTCTGCCTCGCCATGATCGCCTGCCTCATGGTCGCCGCCATCTACTCACCAATCCAACCCGGTCTCCTGACCTACGGCGAAACAATCTACAGCGGCAAATACTTCCTCTTCCGCATCCTGCCCCAGCTCTTCGCCTCCCTCATCTTCGTCTACGCCCAGTGCGTCGCAGCAGCGACCCTCCGCATCCTCCCCTTCGCCGCCCTCTCCGACGACGAGCCCATCCGCCGCCGCAACGCCCTCTTCCAAAACCTCTACGCCAAAACTTTCCTCTTCCCCCAGCTCGCCGGCCCCGCCCACGTCAAAATCGCCCTCGCCATCCTCTGGCTCTCCGCCTTTGCCATCCCCCTCGCCAGCGCCTCCTTCACCGTCATCCTCGTCGACGTCTGGTACTGGACCGCCGTCCAGGGCGTCGTCTGGGCCCTCGTGGCCCTCTACATCCTCATCCTCGCCGCcgtcgtcgtcctcctcctcttctggCACAACCGCGTGACGGGTCTCATGTGGGACCCGCGCTCCATCGCAGACCTCTCCGTCATGATCGCCCGAAGCAACACCCGCGACGCCTACCGCGGCGCAGAGGTCGCCCCGACGAGCAAGAAGCTCCGCTCCATGCTCCGCAACCGCATCGTCGACCGCCTGGGCTACTGGATGACGGACGACCACCAGGAGACCCCCTGGTACGGCCTCGGGACGGAGCACTCCCAGGGCCACACCCCGTCCGACCTCCACTACGACGTCAAGAACgaatcctcctcctcctcctccgccgtcgccgccgacGACCACCACGACCGCCGCTCCGTCACATCCACCCTCCTAGCAGGCCGCTCCGCCCACCGCTCCGGCCTCGTAGAAACCTACAAACTCCCCTGGTGCCTCCGCACCCCACAAGTCCTATTCTACGTCGTCGCCTCCGCGATCCTCCTCACGGCCCTCTTCGTCGTCTCCTTCCTCCATCGCACGTCTCTCGTCGCCGGCTTCCGCCCAGGCGTCCCCGCCGCGCCTCTCTCCGcgccctcctccttctccgcCGCCAACTTCCTGTACAGCTTCGTCCCCAGCTTCCTCGGcctcgtcctcctcctcgccttCCAGACCCTCGAGCAGCAATTCCGTATCCTCCAGCCCTGGGCCGACCTCAGCACCGCCACGGACGGCGCGCCGGCCTCCCGCTCCGTGCTCGCGGATTACGCCGCTTGTCTGCCCTTGCAATCCACCCTCCACGCCCTCCGCAACGGACACCACCGCGTCGCAGCCCTCTCCGCCCtctccctcctcctcgcctTCCTCCCCGCCCTCGCAGGAGGCCTCTTCATGGCCCTCACCGCCACCCGCTCCCCCTCAGAAgccggaggcggcggcggcggcggcgtccgCATGTTCCCCAACATCCCCGTCTTCGCCGTCGTCCTCGCCCTGCTAGTCCTCTACCTCGCCGCCCTCGTCTCCCTCCTCTTCGGCCGCAACGGCTACCGCCTCCCGCACGCCGTCACCTGCCCCGCCGAGATCTTCTCCTTTCTCGCCAACGAGGACTGCGCCGCGGACCCGGCGTTCCAGGCCGCGCCCCGCTCGGCGGAGAAGCTGCGCGTGTACCTCGGTGCCGGACCGGGTAGCTCGGCGAGGGGCGCGTCTGCCGCGGCGGCGGGGATGAGTCAGAGCGTTTGGGTGTTGGGGTACGTCGAGGCCGGGCGCGATGTGAGGAGGCTCGGGGTGAGGCGGCTGAAGAGGTTTACGGGGGACGGCGCCGGGGAGAAGGGGCCTTTTGTGAGGCCTTCTTCTGGGAGGTCTATGATGGGGATGGTCTGA